In Cynocephalus volans isolate mCynVol1 chromosome 3, mCynVol1.pri, whole genome shotgun sequence, one DNA window encodes the following:
- the SEMA7A gene encoding semaphorin-7A, translated as MTPPPPGRAAPSAPRARVPGPQARSGLPLRLLLLLWAAAASAQGHPKNGPRVSAVWKGRVGQDRVDFGQAEPHTVLFHEPGSSSVWVGGRSKVYLFSFPEGKNASVSTVNIGSTKGSCLDKRDCENYITLLERRSEGLLVCGTNTRRPSCWNLVNGTVVPLGEMRGYAPFSPDENSLVLFEGNEVYSTIRKQEYNGKIPRFRRIRGESELYTSDTVMQNPQFIKATIVHQDQAYDDKIYYFFREDNPDKNPEAPLNVSRVAQLCRGDQGGESSLSVSKWNTFLKAMLVCSDAATNKNFNRLQDVFLLPDPNGQWRDTRVYGVFTNPWNYSAVCVYSLGDIDRVFRTSSLKGYHTSLPNPRPGKCLPNRQPIPTETFQVSDSHPEVTQRVEPMGPLKTPLFHSKYHYQKVVVHRMQAGQGETFHVLYLTTDRGTIHKVVESGEQDRSLVFNIVEIQPFRRAAAIQAMSLDADRRKLYVISHWEVSQVPLDLCEVYGGGCHGCLMSRDPYCGWDQGHCVSIYSSQRSVLQSINPAEPHKDCPNPEPDKAPLQKVSLARNSRYYLSCPMESRHATYSWRHKEKVEQSCEPGHQSPNCILFIENLTDGQYGHYLCEAQEGSYLREAQHWQLLPENGAMAEHLMGRACDLASSLWLGVLPTLTLGLLVH; from the exons ATGACGCCTCCTCCGCCAGGACGTGCCGCCCCCAGCGCACCGCGCGCCCGCGTCCCTGGCCCGCAGGCTCGGTCCGGGCTCCCGCTGCGGCTACTGCTGCTGCTCTGGGCGGCCGCCGCCTCTGCCCAGGGCCACCCAAAGAATGGACCCCGCGTCTCCGCTGTCTGGAAAG gcCGTGTAGGGCAGGACCGGGTGGACTTTGGCCAGGCTGAGCCACACACAGTGCTTTTCCACGAGCCAGGCAGCTCCTCCGTGTGGGTGGGTGGACGCAGCAAGGTCTACCTCTTCAGCTTCCCCGAGGGCAAGAACGCCTCCGTGAGCACG gtgAACATTGGCTCTACCAAGGGGTCCTGCCTGGACAAGCGG GACTGTGAGAACTATATCACGCTTCTGGAGAGGCGGAGTGAGGGGCTGCTGGTGTGTGGCACCAACACCCGGCGCCCCAGCTGCTGGAACCTG GTGAATGGCACAGTGGTGCCACTTGGTGAGATGAGAGGCTATGCCCCCTTCAGCCCAGACGAAAACTCCCTGGTTCTGTTTGAAG GGAATGAAGTGTACTCCACCATCCGGAAGCAGGAATATAATGGGAAGATCCCTCGGTTCCGCCGCATCCGGGGAGAGAGTGAGCTGTACACCAGCGATACTGTCATGCAGA ACCCTCAGTTTATCAAGGCCACAATTGTGCACCAAGACCAGGCCTATGATGACAAGATCTACTACTTCTTCCGGGAGGACAATCCTGACAAGAATCCCGAGGCGCCTCTCAACGTGTCCCGCGTGGCCCAGCTGTGCAGG GGGGACCAGGGTGGTGAGAGTTCACTGTCGGTCTCCAAGTGGAATACCTTTCTGAAAGCCATGCTGGTGTGCAGTGATGCTGCCACCAACAAGAACTTCAACAGGCTGCAGGACGTCTTCCTGCTCCCTGACCCCAACGGCCAGTGGAGGGACACCAGGGTCTATGGCGTTTTTACCAACCCCTG GAACTACTCAGCTGTCTGCGTGTATTCCCTCGGTGACATTGACAGGGTCTTCCGCACCTCCTCACTCAAGGGCTACCACACCAGCCTCCCCAATCCCCGGCCTGGCAAG TGCCTCCCGAACCGGCAGCCTATACCCACAGAGACCTTCCAGGTGTCTGACAGTCACCCTGAGGTGACACAGAGGGTGGAACCCATGGGACCTCTGAAGACGCCATTGTTCCACTCTAAGTACCACTACCAGAAAGTGGTCGTCCACCGCATGCAGGCCGGACAAGGGGAGACCTTTCACGTGCTTTATCTAACCACAG ACAGGGGTACCATCCACAAGGTGGTGGAGTCAGGGGAGCAGGATCGCAGCCTTGTCTTTAACATTGTGGAGATCCAGCCTTTCCGCCGTGCAGCCGCCATCCAGGCCATGTCTTTGGATGCTGACCGG CGGAAGTTATACGTGATCTCCCACTGGGAGGTGAGCCAGGTACCGCTGGATCTGTGTGAGGTCTACGGTGGGGGCTGCCACGGCTGCCTCATGTCCCGAGACCCCTACTGCGGCTGGGACCAGGGCCACTGCGTCTCCATCTACAGTTCCCAGCG GTCAGTGCTGCAATCCATTAATCCAGCTGAGCCACACAAGGATTGTCCCAACCCAGAGCCAG ACAAGGCCCCACTGCAGAAGGTGTCCTTGGCCCGGAACTCTCGCTACTACCTGAGCTGCCCCATGGAGTCCCGCCATGCCACCTACTCGTGGCGTCACAAAGAGAAAGTGGAGCAGAGCTGCGAACCCGGCCACCAGAGCCCCAACTGCATCCTGTTCATTGAGAACCTCACGGACGGCCAGTATGGCCACTACCTCTGCGAGGCCCAGGAGGGCTCCTACCTCCGCGAGGCTCAGCACTGGCAGCTACTGCCCGAGAATGGTGCCATGGCCGAGCACCTGATGGGCCGAGCCTGCGACCTGGCCTCCTCCCTCTGGCTGGGGGTGCTGCCTACACTCACTCTTGGCCTGCTGGTCCACTAG